The proteins below come from a single Carnobacterium divergens DSM 20623 genomic window:
- the menD gene encoding 2-succinyl-5-enolpyruvyl-6-hydroxy-3-cyclohexene-1-carboxylic-acid synthase encodes MSNYQVAMTDYLATFIEELIQAGVKEAIISPGSRSTPLAILMAEHPALKIYVDVDERSAGFFALGIAKAGKRPVVLLCTSGTAAANYMPAVAEAKLSEIPLLVLTADRPHELRNVGAPQAMDQVHLYSTHVKYFTDMALPENSVEMLRYAKWQGSKAVDIAMTAPRGPVHLNFPLREPLVPILDPSPFTQEKAIRHTHIYYAHQVIQPELIQQIIASCEGKKGMIIVGPNSKKEFAEPLAAFAKQIKWPILADPLSGLRTYGDTDNTVIDQYDTFLREQDLVTELIPEVIIRFGAMPVSKSLMKWIEQFEDSLYYLVDSGNEWKDPTKQATDIIHCDERFLVDALAKDFKKATSSDWLQSWQHFNKATETVVNEYLTTLTEANEGQLIRWIREYLPTKSGLFIGNSMPIRDVDTFFNKTNKSIKLLANRGANGIDGVISSALGSGTVIQPMYLVIGDLSFYHDMNGLAMAQKYGLNLTIILVNNSGGGIFSFLPQATLPKHFETLFGTELALNFETIAELYQGNYQAPKTQEEFHEAMDLASFHKGLDIIEIKTNRYENVASHRELYQAVSKALKDHGYGYEN; translated from the coding sequence ATGAGTAACTACCAAGTAGCAATGACCGATTATTTAGCGACATTTATTGAAGAATTGATTCAAGCAGGCGTCAAAGAAGCCATAATTAGCCCCGGTTCACGTTCTACTCCGTTGGCTATTTTGATGGCAGAGCATCCAGCTTTAAAAATTTATGTTGACGTCGATGAACGTTCAGCAGGTTTTTTTGCGTTAGGGATTGCTAAAGCAGGGAAACGTCCCGTCGTTTTATTATGTACATCAGGGACAGCAGCAGCTAATTATATGCCAGCAGTAGCGGAAGCAAAATTGTCAGAAATTCCTTTATTAGTATTAACTGCGGACCGACCTCACGAACTACGAAATGTCGGCGCTCCTCAAGCAATGGATCAGGTTCACTTATACAGTACTCATGTGAAATATTTTACGGATATGGCACTCCCAGAAAACTCAGTCGAAATGCTACGCTATGCAAAATGGCAAGGGAGCAAAGCAGTTGATATTGCAATGACAGCGCCACGTGGTCCCGTTCATTTGAACTTTCCATTAAGAGAACCACTTGTTCCAATTTTAGACCCCTCTCCATTCACACAAGAAAAAGCAATTCGTCATACCCATATTTATTACGCGCATCAAGTGATTCAACCAGAACTTATTCAACAAATTATTGCTAGTTGTGAAGGTAAAAAGGGAATGATTATTGTAGGACCAAATAGTAAGAAAGAATTTGCCGAACCACTTGCGGCGTTTGCCAAGCAAATCAAATGGCCTATTTTAGCAGATCCGTTGTCAGGATTAAGAACATATGGCGATACTGACAACACGGTTATTGACCAATACGACACCTTTTTAAGAGAGCAAGATTTAGTGACGGAGTTGATTCCAGAAGTCATTATTCGATTTGGAGCAATGCCCGTTTCTAAATCTTTAATGAAATGGATTGAACAATTTGAAGATAGTTTGTATTACTTGGTGGATTCTGGTAATGAGTGGAAAGACCCAACGAAGCAAGCAACGGATATCATTCACTGCGATGAACGCTTTTTAGTAGATGCTTTAGCAAAAGACTTTAAAAAAGCAACCAGTTCAGATTGGTTGCAAAGTTGGCAACATTTCAATAAGGCAACAGAAACGGTTGTTAACGAGTATTTGACCACCTTAACAGAAGCAAATGAGGGACAATTGATTCGCTGGATTAGAGAATATTTACCAACAAAATCAGGATTGTTTATTGGGAACAGTATGCCAATTCGAGATGTGGATACCTTCTTTAATAAAACAAATAAATCAATCAAATTATTAGCTAATCGTGGAGCTAATGGAATTGACGGAGTCATCTCGAGTGCCTTAGGTAGTGGAACCGTAATTCAGCCTATGTATTTGGTAATTGGAGACTTATCTTTTTATCATGATATGAATGGTTTGGCAATGGCTCAAAAATATGGCTTAAATTTAACAATTATTCTAGTCAATAATAGCGGTGGCGGCATTTTTTCATTTTTACCGCAAGCAACGTTACCAAAACATTTTGAGACACTTTTTGGAACGGAACTAGCTTTGAATTTTGAAACGATTGCAGAATTGTACCAAGGTAATTACCAAGCGCCTAAAACACAAGAAGAATTTCATGAAGCAATGGATTTAGCTAGTTTTCATAAAGGGCTAGATATTATTGAAATCAAAACCAATCGATATGAAAATGTAGCAAGCCATCGTGAGCTTTATCAAGCAGTGTCAAAAGCCTTAAAGGATCATGGTTATGGTTATGAAAATTAA
- the menH gene encoding 2-succinyl-6-hydroxy-2,4-cyclohexadiene-1-carboxylate synthase: MVMKIKLRGLSYDYVLSQGQSKTTWLLLHGFTGTKNTFRQILPVLEEDTVLTLDLLGHGNTTSQADFSRYAIEEQCKDLADLLDQLEVPKVSLLGYSMGGRLALAFTLYYPERVEKLVLESSSPGLKTQEEQQLRQIQDQALADKVMEKGLVSFVNDWENLALFSSQKKLPLATQEAIRKERLSQDVEGLQKSLLGMGTGSQPSYWNQLSAISCPVFLFVGALDTKFCQLAAQINPHLKKGSIVTFSEVGHAVHLEAPAEFSVALKNLDSRR, encoded by the coding sequence ATGGTTATGAAAATTAAGCTAAGAGGGCTGAGCTATGATTATGTTCTTTCCCAAGGACAGTCAAAGACAACCTGGTTGTTGCTACATGGATTTACAGGGACGAAGAACACTTTTCGTCAAATCCTGCCAGTCTTAGAAGAAGACACGGTTTTGACGCTTGATTTGTTGGGTCACGGCAACACAACAAGCCAAGCGGACTTTTCCCGCTATGCAATTGAGGAGCAATGTAAGGATTTAGCAGACTTATTAGATCAACTAGAGGTTCCAAAAGTCTCGCTACTCGGCTATTCAATGGGAGGGCGATTGGCATTAGCCTTTACGTTATATTATCCAGAAAGAGTAGAGAAATTGGTTTTAGAAAGTAGTTCACCGGGATTGAAAACGCAAGAAGAGCAACAACTACGTCAAATTCAAGATCAAGCATTAGCCGATAAAGTCATGGAAAAAGGCCTTGTCTCATTTGTAAACGATTGGGAAAATCTCGCCTTATTTTCATCGCAAAAAAAATTGCCACTTGCTACACAAGAAGCGATTCGCAAAGAACGCCTTAGTCAAGATGTAGAAGGGCTGCAAAAAAGTTTGCTTGGTATGGGAACAGGAAGTCAGCCTAGTTACTGGAATCAATTATCCGCTATCAGTTGTCCTGTTTTTCTTTTTGTAGGAGCATTAGATACTAAATTTTGTCAACTTGCAGCTCAAATAAATCCCCACTTAAAAAAGGGATCCATTGTTACATTTTCTGAAGTAGGGCATGCCGTTCATCTAGAAGCGCCAGCAGAATTTTCTGTAGCATTAAAAAACTTAGACAGTAGAAGGTGA
- the menC gene encoding o-succinylbenzoate synthase → MKLSQVNLYQLAMPLVTPFVTSYGVMKEKPFYLVEVVEENGQKGYGELEAFAVPDYTEETSETAYLILKHHLLPLLKGEDIQHPREIKERFSSIRGNEMAKAAVESAVWDLYGKCKHRSLASLLGGSRQIIDVGVSIGIQENTDTLLELVSKYVDAGYTRVKLKIKPGFDKEPIQAIREKYPTLVLMADANSAYTRSDIKLIKELDHYQLAMIEQPFGVRDFLDHAWLQKQVQTRICLDENIRSLSDVQLAVALGSCKAVNLKFSRVGGLTEALEIISYCDQEDLLVWCGGMLEAGVGRAHNLALASRSEFRFPGDISQTSRYFESDIVTSDFSFKEGKMSVPNGFGIGVAIDFKQVDKFLIQKETLLLSNK, encoded by the coding sequence ATGAAACTTAGCCAAGTAAACCTGTATCAGTTAGCTATGCCTTTAGTGACACCATTTGTTACGAGTTATGGTGTGATGAAAGAAAAGCCATTTTATTTGGTGGAAGTAGTTGAGGAGAATGGTCAAAAAGGTTACGGAGAGCTGGAAGCTTTTGCAGTACCTGATTATACAGAAGAAACGAGTGAGACCGCTTATCTGATTTTAAAACATCATTTGCTTCCGTTGTTAAAAGGTGAGGACATTCAACATCCACGTGAAATAAAAGAACGGTTTTCAAGCATTAGAGGAAATGAAATGGCAAAGGCAGCCGTTGAATCAGCTGTTTGGGATTTATATGGAAAATGTAAACACCGTTCTTTAGCAAGTTTACTTGGAGGAAGTCGTCAAATAATTGATGTCGGTGTAAGTATTGGAATTCAAGAAAATACAGACACACTGTTAGAACTTGTTTCAAAATATGTAGATGCAGGCTATACACGAGTGAAATTGAAAATTAAACCAGGATTCGATAAAGAACCCATTCAAGCTATTCGAGAAAAATATCCAACTTTAGTATTAATGGCAGATGCCAATTCAGCATATACGAGATCTGATATCAAATTGATAAAAGAATTGGACCACTATCAGTTAGCCATGATTGAACAACCTTTTGGTGTCCGAGATTTCTTAGATCATGCTTGGTTGCAAAAGCAAGTTCAAACCAGAATCTGCCTAGATGAAAATATTCGCTCATTGTCTGATGTCCAATTAGCAGTGGCATTAGGCAGTTGCAAGGCAGTTAATTTAAAATTTTCGAGAGTGGGTGGATTAACTGAAGCGTTAGAAATCATTTCGTATTGTGACCAAGAAGACCTATTAGTCTGGTGCGGAGGCATGCTTGAAGCGGGCGTAGGACGAGCTCACAATTTGGCTTTGGCTTCTCGTTCAGAATTTCGTTTTCCTGGAGATATTTCACAAACGAGCCGTTATTTTGAATCAGATATTGTAACGTCAGATTTTTCATTCAAGGAAGGAAAAATGTCCGTGCCAAATGGGTTTGGAATAGGTGTGGCTATCGATTTTAAACAAGTAGATAAGTTTTTAATTCAAAAAGAAACGTTACTTTTAAGTAATAAGTGA
- the hpt gene encoding hypoxanthine phosphoribosyltransferase encodes MHKDIQEILYSEQELRAKAAELGKQLSKDYEGKNPLVVGILKGAIFFITDLVKEMDIDVELDFMDVSSYGNATVSTGEVKIIKDLSTNAEGRDILIVEDIIDSGRTLEYLVNLFKYRKANSVKLVTLLDKPEGRVVDITADYVGFPVPNEFVVGYGIDYAEKYRNLPYIGIVKREVYE; translated from the coding sequence ATGCATAAAGATATTCAAGAGATTCTTTACTCGGAGCAAGAGTTACGAGCAAAAGCCGCCGAATTAGGAAAGCAGCTGTCAAAAGATTACGAAGGAAAAAATCCTTTGGTCGTTGGAATTTTAAAAGGCGCTATTTTTTTTATCACTGATTTAGTGAAGGAAATGGATATTGACGTTGAGTTAGATTTTATGGATGTTTCTAGCTATGGAAATGCAACTGTTTCTACAGGTGAAGTAAAAATCATTAAAGACTTGAGCACGAATGCTGAAGGGCGCGATATTTTAATTGTGGAAGATATCATCGATAGTGGGCGTACATTGGAATATCTAGTCAACTTATTTAAATACCGTAAAGCGAATTCAGTGAAATTGGTAACATTGCTTGATAAACCAGAAGGTAGAGTAGTGGATATTACCGCAGATTATGTAGGGTTCCCAGTACCTAATGAATTTGTTGTAGGGTATGGAATTGATTATGCTGAAAAATATCGCAATTTGCCTTACATTGGAATTGTAAAACGTGAAGTTTACGAATGA
- a CDS encoding LPXTG cell wall anchor domain-containing protein: protein MKNKKPIFIASLLSILICLSIPTQALADDNIYETTGTVEFYYSDSSSVVPPIKEKPQDPIEKPAPSIKESNLNKLPQTGEEKLALYFKIGALSAIVGLLVLYKTKKKTKCSNLQ from the coding sequence ATGAAAAATAAGAAACCAATCTTCATTGCGTCGCTACTTTCAATTTTGATATGTCTTAGTATTCCAACACAAGCTTTGGCAGATGATAACATTTATGAAACGACTGGAACCGTTGAGTTTTACTATTCAGATTCATCTTCCGTAGTACCGCCAATCAAAGAAAAACCTCAAGATCCTATTGAGAAACCAGCACCCTCAATTAAAGAATCGAATCTTAACAAACTTCCTCAAACAGGTGAGGAAAAATTAGCTCTTTATTTTAAGATTGGTGCACTAAGTGCTATCGTTGGTCTACTTGTTTTATATAAAACAAAAAAGAAAACTAAATGTAGCAATCTTCAATAG